A genomic region of Streptomyces sp. R33 contains the following coding sequences:
- a CDS encoding alpha/beta fold hydrolase, giving the protein MAFVHAHSLRFHVQRLPAAGPDGTRSDRTDRSDEPVVVFLHGLVVDNLSSFYCPLALPTARAGHEVVLYDLRGHGRTERPATGYDSRTAVRDLLALLGALGLGHRRVHLVGNSHGGTLALHAALDRPDLVAGLTLLEPPLSGAWVENMVDTLSAAALSLEGSAVPTELLGLRLRKAAHLTAIADELLNRTSLIDDIAASRTFTPADYARLRCPLLIVCGEHSELVPGAKELARHATQASTTLRILPGLGHDVLKESSGALRQAVLAHLGATAAVTAARAGALVP; this is encoded by the coding sequence ATGGCCTTCGTCCACGCGCACTCGCTCCGCTTCCACGTCCAGCGACTCCCGGCCGCCGGCCCGGACGGGACCCGCAGCGACCGTACCGACCGCTCCGATGAGCCCGTCGTCGTGTTCCTGCACGGACTGGTCGTCGACAACCTCTCCTCCTTCTACTGCCCCCTCGCCCTCCCCACGGCCCGTGCGGGCCACGAGGTGGTCCTCTACGACCTGCGCGGCCACGGCCGCACCGAACGCCCCGCCACCGGCTACGACAGCCGCACCGCCGTACGGGACCTCCTCGCGCTGCTCGGCGCGCTGGGACTGGGTCACCGTCGCGTGCACCTGGTCGGCAACAGCCACGGCGGCACGCTCGCCCTGCACGCCGCGCTCGACCGGCCGGACCTGGTCGCCGGGCTGACCCTGCTCGAGCCCCCGCTCAGCGGGGCCTGGGTGGAGAACATGGTGGACACGCTGTCCGCAGCCGCCCTGAGCCTGGAGGGCAGTGCGGTACCCACCGAGCTGCTCGGCCTCAGGCTGCGCAAGGCCGCCCATCTGACGGCGATCGCCGACGAGCTCCTCAACCGGACGAGCCTGATCGACGACATCGCGGCCAGCCGCACCTTCACTCCCGCCGACTACGCCCGGCTGCGCTGCCCACTCCTGATCGTATGCGGGGAGCACTCCGAACTCGTCCCGGGAGCAAAGGAGTTGGCCCGGCACGCGACGCAGGCGAGCACCACACTGCGGATCCTGCCGGGGCTGGGGCACGACGTACTGAAGGAGAGCAGCGGGGCCCTGCGTCAGGCCGTGCTGGCCCATCTCGGAGCCACGGCCGCGGTGACGGCCGCGCGGGCGGGAGCGCTGGTGCCATGA
- a CDS encoding galactokinase, with translation MTAAPARTDGPGGQAGTGAPAGQDVAGQDIARRATADPLFRLVAYALEAAHGRPPAAVWSAPYAFRLGSPGLVAAAGWPVAVAAAPRSDGLVRLSSLGHPADSCDVPLVLSGPAPSMPAWAARPYTVLRALARAGYGRGGTDLHVQGSLTAAAGLATAEPADCAVALAVVDAHTPPGTDPDRAQLARLLAGALPDGDEALRRAVFFARPGEALLAGRDPARPHRYVAFDPAASNARLVLLAVRTDPHHPDLRAALAEAVACASRAGALSAWSPGPPGPRPGRSVLVLLPEERLAAVRAAVAEDFRGRGRPVPRFLNIAVAGAARREE, from the coding sequence GTGACCGCGGCCCCCGCCCGCACCGACGGACCGGGCGGGCAGGCCGGAACCGGCGCCCCCGCCGGCCAGGACGTCGCCGGACAGGACATCGCCCGGCGGGCCACCGCCGACCCGCTGTTCCGGCTCGTCGCCTACGCTCTGGAGGCCGCTCACGGACGGCCCCCGGCGGCCGTCTGGAGCGCCCCGTACGCCTTCCGCCTCGGATCGCCGGGGCTGGTGGCGGCGGCCGGCTGGCCGGTGGCGGTCGCCGCGGCGCCGCGCAGCGACGGCCTGGTGCGGCTCAGCTCCCTGGGGCACCCCGCCGACAGCTGCGACGTTCCTCTGGTGCTGTCCGGGCCGGCGCCCTCGATGCCCGCCTGGGCCGCCCGGCCGTACACGGTGCTGCGGGCTCTGGCCCGGGCCGGGTACGGCCGCGGCGGGACCGATCTGCACGTGCAGGGCTCCCTCACGGCCGCCGCCGGGCTGGCCACCGCGGAGCCGGCCGACTGCGCGGTGGCGCTCGCGGTGGTCGACGCCCACACGCCGCCGGGCACGGACCCGGACCGTGCGCAGCTGGCCCGGCTGCTGGCGGGCGCGCTGCCGGACGGCGACGAGGCGCTGCGCCGGGCGGTGTTCTTCGCCCGGCCGGGCGAGGCGCTGCTGGCGGGCCGGGATCCGGCGCGGCCGCACCGGTACGTCGCCTTCGACCCGGCGGCTTCGAACGCGCGGCTGGTGCTGCTGGCCGTACGCACGGATCCGCACCACCCGGACCTGCGGGCGGCGCTGGCTGAGGCGGTGGCCTGCGCCAGCCGGGCGGGGGCGCTGAGCGCCTGGTCCCCGGGGCCGCCCGGGCCGCGGCCGGGGCGGAGCGTCCTGGTGCTGCTGCCCGAAGAGCGTCTGGCGGCCGTGCGGGCCGCGGTCGCGGAGGACTTCCGCGGCCGGGGACGGCCGGTACCCCGCTTCCTGAACATCGCCGTGGCCGGTGCGGCCCGGCGGGAGGAATGA
- a CDS encoding beta-ketoacyl synthase N-terminal-like domain-containing protein yields the protein MSERTHGAGRGPRPTDAAIVGMGAVFPGAPDLAAYRRNLLAGTDAIGEVPPGRWDPEVYYDPGSSAGPAAGDRFYCRRGGFIDGLAAFDPTRFGIMPAAVEGAEPDQMLALHATAEAIADAGGEDRLPADRSRIGVVLGRGGFMGVATARLDQRVRTAHQLAQTLRELAPDLGEQRIAAVRAAFQDALGPERPDASIGLVPSFTAARTANRLDFSGPAYTLDAACASSLLAVDQAVGLLAGGRCDAVVAGAVHHCHIATLWSVFTQLRALSPSERIRPFDRLADGTLLSEGTGVVLLKRLADAERDGDRIYAVIRGTGVAGDGRAASLMSPLVAGQVRALERAWREAGLDPRAPGALGLLEAHGTGTPVGDAAELDTLAEVFGPPETAGPGGVGFGSVKSMLGHTMQASGMAGLIKAALAVYEGTLPPTLHLTDPHPDLARTRMRPITRAEPWERGPEPRRAGVNAFGFGGINAHVLLEEAPGAARPAPPVRRFLPLGAAAAPVVAPGGRDDVLLLAAQGPAELAELLAAGAGAAAAGAGPAGDGPCRLAVVGPTPQRLALAAKAVARGRAWRGRGDVWFTPEPLGGRVAFLFPGLEPEFAPVVDDVAERLGLPAPRLNRGGELMERALDAIAAGRFFARVLAELGIEADVLAGHSLGEWAAMVAAGMYPQDAADSFLDSLRPDSLEVPDLVYAALGCGAARAEAALHGVAGVVVSHDNCPHQSVVCGDPAGVGRVLERLRSQGVLGQELPFRSGFHTPMWEPYLGQVRSAFDRLPVRAGAAAVWSATTLAPFPAGADAVRDLVVRHLLEPVRFRELTLRLYEDAGVRSFVALGPGSLPGFVEDTLRDRPHLSVATSSPRLAGLPALRRMCAALWTEGHAPHWGSLSPDPAAATRTAPGRPAAGRAVALDLGSPLVRLGERARIALGGLAARPEGVDRPVGVDRPVMLSALDTVLADTRAAAQAVTEAWSTVRGSARSTAAGPPPGPPAPQASGPLPGMRQGTAVPVPRGGSAAGSGNDRLRVSLDALPYVRDHCVYLQPDGWPEDSDRFPVVPMTTMLELAADAARRHAPPGAALVGYDDVRALRWLPAAPAVDVEVSVRGEGPGRIRIGLGPYASVVVLLGPGHGQPPPPDTTPLQDPRPAPVSAEALYRDRWMFHGPRFAGVQEVRTVGADGIRGVLRALPDPGALLDAAGQLFGHWMQLELPVDRLVFPATVDRIRFFGPPPAAGELVSATARIREVRDVTVRGDLELSRTTGEVWARIEGWTYRRFGADERVWPMKFTPEVCGIGEPQPAGWCLTRRRWTDPASQELVMRRYLGAAERAAYEQLPPRARAPWLLGRIAAKDALRQLLWDGGAGPVFPAEVPVGNDAHGRPVPGGALARGFRLSLAHKDRIAVAVAHRSLAVGIDVEPVTADPDALIRIALAPDELALAETLSAREGTGLPGALTALWCAKEAAAKAAGSGLGGRPRAWRTVDDPGSGGLRVLSPDGHPYAVRTSLLPDGHVVAWTAHPAAPGRTPVPITLTETSHGH from the coding sequence ATGAGTGAGCGCACGCACGGGGCGGGGCGGGGCCCGCGGCCGACCGACGCGGCGATCGTCGGGATGGGCGCGGTGTTCCCGGGCGCACCGGACCTGGCCGCGTACCGCCGCAATCTGCTGGCCGGTACGGATGCCATCGGCGAGGTACCGCCCGGGCGCTGGGATCCGGAGGTGTACTACGACCCGGGCAGCTCGGCCGGCCCCGCGGCCGGCGACCGGTTCTACTGCCGGCGGGGCGGTTTCATCGACGGCCTGGCCGCCTTCGACCCGACCCGGTTCGGGATCATGCCGGCCGCCGTGGAGGGGGCCGAGCCGGACCAGATGCTGGCCCTGCACGCGACGGCCGAGGCGATCGCCGACGCGGGCGGCGAGGACCGGCTGCCCGCCGACCGCTCGCGGATCGGCGTGGTGCTGGGGCGCGGCGGGTTCATGGGCGTGGCCACCGCCCGGCTGGACCAACGGGTCCGTACCGCGCACCAGTTGGCGCAGACCCTCCGCGAGCTGGCGCCCGACCTGGGCGAGCAGCGGATCGCCGCGGTGCGCGCCGCCTTCCAGGACGCCCTGGGACCCGAGCGGCCCGACGCCTCGATCGGGCTGGTGCCGAGCTTCACCGCCGCCCGGACGGCGAACCGGCTCGACTTCAGCGGCCCCGCCTACACGCTCGACGCGGCCTGCGCCTCCTCGCTGCTGGCGGTGGACCAGGCGGTGGGGCTGCTGGCCGGCGGGCGCTGCGACGCGGTGGTCGCGGGGGCCGTGCACCACTGCCACATCGCCACGCTGTGGAGCGTGTTCACCCAGCTGCGGGCACTCAGCCCGAGCGAGCGGATCCGGCCGTTCGACCGGCTGGCCGACGGGACCCTGCTCTCCGAGGGGACCGGGGTGGTGCTGCTGAAGCGGCTGGCGGACGCGGAACGGGACGGCGACCGGATCTACGCGGTGATCCGCGGTACGGGCGTGGCCGGGGACGGCCGGGCCGCGAGCCTGATGAGCCCGCTGGTCGCCGGCCAGGTACGGGCCCTGGAGCGGGCCTGGCGCGAGGCCGGTCTGGACCCGCGGGCGCCCGGTGCGCTGGGCCTGCTGGAGGCGCACGGCACGGGGACCCCGGTCGGTGATGCCGCCGAACTGGACACCCTGGCCGAGGTGTTCGGTCCGCCGGAGACCGCCGGGCCGGGCGGTGTCGGGTTCGGCTCGGTGAAGTCGATGCTCGGGCACACGATGCAGGCCTCCGGCATGGCCGGGCTCATCAAAGCGGCGCTCGCGGTGTACGAGGGAACGCTGCCGCCGACCCTGCACCTGACGGATCCGCACCCGGACCTGGCCCGGACCCGGATGCGTCCGATCACGCGGGCGGAGCCGTGGGAGCGCGGGCCGGAGCCGCGCCGGGCGGGGGTCAACGCGTTCGGCTTCGGCGGGATCAACGCGCACGTGTTGCTGGAGGAGGCTCCGGGTGCCGCCCGCCCGGCACCACCGGTACGCCGCTTCCTGCCGCTGGGCGCCGCGGCCGCGCCGGTGGTCGCCCCGGGCGGGCGGGACGACGTACTCCTGCTCGCGGCGCAGGGTCCGGCGGAGCTGGCGGAGCTGCTCGCCGCGGGGGCGGGGGCCGCAGCTGCAGGAGCCGGACCCGCGGGTGACGGGCCGTGCCGGCTGGCCGTGGTCGGGCCGACACCGCAGCGGCTCGCGCTGGCTGCGAAGGCGGTGGCCCGCGGCCGGGCCTGGCGGGGCCGCGGGGACGTCTGGTTCACACCGGAGCCCCTGGGCGGCCGGGTGGCCTTCCTGTTCCCGGGCCTGGAACCGGAGTTCGCGCCGGTCGTGGACGATGTCGCGGAGCGGCTCGGCCTCCCCGCGCCACGCCTGAATCGGGGCGGGGAGCTGATGGAGCGCGCCCTCGACGCGATCGCCGCGGGGCGCTTCTTCGCCCGGGTCCTGGCGGAACTGGGCATCGAGGCCGATGTGCTGGCGGGCCACAGCCTGGGCGAGTGGGCGGCGATGGTGGCTGCCGGCATGTACCCGCAGGACGCGGCGGACTCCTTCCTGGATTCGCTGCGGCCGGATTCGCTCGAGGTCCCCGACCTCGTCTACGCGGCGCTCGGGTGTGGGGCGGCGCGCGCGGAGGCGGCGCTGCACGGCGTGGCGGGGGTGGTGGTCAGCCATGACAACTGCCCCCACCAGTCGGTGGTCTGCGGGGATCCCGCCGGGGTGGGCCGGGTTCTGGAACGGCTGCGCTCGCAGGGCGTGCTCGGCCAGGAACTGCCGTTCCGTTCCGGCTTCCACACGCCTATGTGGGAGCCGTACCTCGGGCAGGTCCGCTCCGCGTTCGACCGGCTGCCGGTGCGGGCGGGGGCGGCGGCGGTGTGGTCGGCGACGACGCTCGCGCCCTTCCCCGCCGGCGCGGACGCCGTCCGGGACCTGGTCGTGCGGCACCTCCTGGAGCCGGTCCGCTTCCGGGAGCTGACGCTGCGGCTGTACGAGGACGCGGGCGTCCGGAGTTTCGTCGCGCTGGGCCCGGGCAGCCTGCCCGGCTTCGTCGAGGACACCCTCCGGGACCGCCCCCACCTGTCGGTGGCCACCTCCTCCCCGCGGCTCGCGGGCCTGCCCGCCCTGCGCCGCATGTGCGCCGCACTCTGGACCGAGGGCCACGCCCCGCACTGGGGCAGCCTGTCTCCGGACCCGGCCGCCGCAACACGGACCGCCCCGGGCCGGCCCGCCGCGGGCCGGGCCGTCGCGCTGGACCTCGGGTCGCCGTTGGTCCGGCTCGGCGAGCGGGCCCGCATCGCCCTGGGCGGTCTGGCTGCCCGGCCGGAGGGGGTCGATCGGCCGGTGGGGGTCGATCGGCCGGTGATGCTGTCCGCGCTGGACACCGTCCTCGCCGACACCCGCGCGGCCGCGCAGGCCGTCACCGAGGCGTGGTCGACCGTACGCGGGTCGGCCCGCAGCACCGCTGCCGGTCCGCCGCCCGGGCCCCCCGCCCCGCAGGCCTCGGGCCCGCTGCCCGGGATGCGTCAGGGCACGGCCGTGCCCGTCCCGCGCGGGGGGTCCGCCGCCGGTTCGGGGAACGACCGGCTCCGGGTGTCCCTCGACGCCCTGCCCTACGTCCGCGACCACTGCGTGTACCTGCAGCCCGACGGCTGGCCCGAGGACTCCGACCGGTTCCCCGTCGTGCCCATGACGACCATGCTGGAGCTGGCCGCCGACGCGGCCCGCCGGCACGCCCCGCCCGGCGCCGCCCTCGTCGGCTACGACGACGTACGGGCCCTGCGGTGGCTCCCCGCCGCACCGGCCGTCGACGTCGAGGTCAGCGTGCGCGGCGAAGGGCCCGGGCGGATCCGGATCGGACTCGGCCCGTACGCCTCCGTCGTCGTCCTGCTCGGTCCGGGCCACGGGCAGCCGCCCCCGCCCGACACCACCCCGCTGCAGGATCCGCGCCCCGCGCCCGTCAGCGCCGAGGCCCTGTACCGGGACCGGTGGATGTTCCACGGCCCCCGCTTCGCGGGCGTCCAAGAGGTCCGGACCGTCGGCGCCGACGGGATCCGCGGCGTGCTGCGGGCCCTGCCCGACCCGGGGGCGCTGCTGGACGCCGCCGGTCAGCTGTTCGGACACTGGATGCAGCTCGAACTGCCCGTGGACAGACTGGTGTTCCCCGCCACCGTCGACCGCATCCGGTTCTTCGGGCCACCGCCCGCCGCCGGCGAGCTGGTCTCCGCCACCGCCCGGATCCGCGAGGTGCGCGACGTCACCGTGCGCGGCGACCTCGAGCTCAGCCGCACCACGGGTGAGGTGTGGGCCCGGATCGAGGGCTGGACGTACCGCCGCTTCGGCGCCGACGAGCGCGTCTGGCCGATGAAGTTCACCCCCGAGGTGTGCGGCATCGGCGAACCGCAGCCCGCCGGATGGTGCCTGACCCGGCGCCGGTGGACCGACCCCGCGTCGCAGGAACTGGTCATGCGCCGCTACCTCGGTGCCGCCGAGCGGGCGGCGTACGAGCAGCTGCCTCCCCGTGCCCGGGCGCCGTGGCTCCTTGGCCGGATCGCGGCCAAGGACGCGCTGCGGCAGCTGCTGTGGGACGGCGGTGCGGGGCCGGTGTTCCCGGCCGAAGTCCCCGTCGGGAACGACGCCCACGGGCGACCGGTGCCCGGGGGTGCCCTGGCCCGCGGCTTCCGGCTCTCCCTCGCCCACAAGGACCGGATCGCCGTCGCCGTCGCCCACCGCTCCCTGGCGGTGGGGATCGACGTGGAGCCGGTGACCGCCGACCCCGACGCCCTGATCCGGATCGCACTCGCCCCGGACGAACTCGCCCTGGCCGAGACCCTGTCCGCCCGCGAGGGCACCGGCCTGCCGGGCGCGCTCACCGCTCTGTGGTGCGCCAAGGAGGCCGCGGCCAAGGCTGCGGGCAGCGGCCTCGGAGGCCGTCCGCGCGCCTGGCGGACGGTGGACGACCCCGGCTCCGGCGGGCTGCGGGTGCTGTCCCCCGACGGGCATCCGTACGCCGTCCGTACGTCCCTCCTGCCCGACGGCCACGTCGTCGCCTGGACCGCCCACCCCGCGGCGCCCGGCCGCACCCCCGTCCCCATCACCCTCACGGAGACCAGCCATGGCCACTGA
- a CDS encoding alkaline phosphatase family protein, whose translation MPSPKAVARRRTRRSALVAALGALGLLGAFTVANSQAADGSTQTTRPATAAAGLPAYDHVVVVVYENKQYGEIIGSANAPYINQLANGGASLTGMKALTHPSQPNYFNLFSGATQGITGDGCYTPQSMTAANLGQELIAAGKTFATYNEDLPAEGSTACTNGQYAQKHNPWFAFKNVPLGTGKTWAQFPQNNFAALPNLSFVVPNQCNDMHSCSVNTGDTWTKNNIDAYAQWAKANNSLLVLTWDEDNYLGSNQIATVFSGANVKAGKYATAYSHHHLLRTFEDLFGTATHAGNAANVQPISEVFAGSTDPTPTPTPTPTPTPTPTPTPTPTPTPTAGALQLADPGPQSCKFNQSCTIRLTASGGRPPIRYSATGLPWGLTIDADTGRISGKPWASGTVQVTATATDSAGASASTTFALTLTWF comes from the coding sequence ATGCCCTCACCCAAGGCCGTCGCGAGACGAAGGACCCGCAGGTCCGCTCTCGTGGCCGCACTCGGCGCGCTCGGCCTGCTGGGCGCGTTCACCGTGGCCAACTCGCAGGCGGCGGACGGCAGTACGCAGACGACCCGGCCGGCGACCGCCGCCGCGGGGCTGCCGGCGTACGACCACGTGGTGGTCGTCGTCTACGAGAACAAGCAGTACGGCGAGATCATCGGCAGCGCGAACGCCCCGTACATCAACCAGCTGGCGAACGGCGGCGCGAGTCTGACCGGCATGAAGGCGCTGACTCACCCCAGCCAGCCGAACTACTTCAACCTGTTCTCCGGCGCCACCCAGGGCATCACCGGGGACGGCTGCTACACCCCGCAGTCGATGACCGCCGCGAACCTCGGCCAGGAGCTGATCGCGGCCGGGAAGACCTTCGCGACGTACAACGAGGACCTGCCGGCCGAGGGGTCCACGGCCTGCACGAACGGCCAGTACGCGCAGAAGCACAATCCGTGGTTCGCCTTCAAGAACGTTCCGCTGGGCACCGGCAAGACCTGGGCGCAGTTCCCGCAGAACAACTTCGCGGCGCTGCCCAACCTGTCGTTCGTCGTCCCGAACCAGTGCAACGACATGCACTCGTGCTCGGTCAACACGGGAGACACCTGGACGAAGAACAACATCGACGCCTACGCCCAGTGGGCGAAGGCCAACAACAGCCTGCTGGTGCTGACGTGGGACGAGGACAACTACCTCGGCTCCAACCAGATCGCGACCGTGTTCTCCGGGGCGAACGTCAAGGCCGGCAAGTACGCCACCGCCTACAGCCACCACCATCTGCTGCGCACCTTCGAGGACCTGTTCGGTACGGCGACGCACGCGGGGAACGCGGCGAACGTGCAGCCGATCAGCGAGGTGTTCGCCGGTTCCACGGACCCCACACCCACGCCCACACCGACGCCCACACCGACGCCCACGCCCACTCCGACCCCGACCCCGACGCCCACTCCGACGGCCGGCGCCCTGCAGCTCGCCGACCCCGGCCCGCAAAGCTGCAAGTTCAACCAGTCCTGCACCATCCGGCTCACCGCGAGCGGCGGCAGGCCGCCGATCCGGTACTCCGCCACCGGTCTGCCGTGGGGACTGACCATCGACGCGGACACCGGCCGCATCAGCGGCAAGCCGTGGGCGAGCGGCACCGTGCAGGTGACGGCCACCGCCACCGACTCGGCCGGGGCGAGCGCGAGCACCACGTTCGCGCTGACCCTCACCTGGTTCTGA
- a CDS encoding methyltransferase domain-containing protein, translated as MTSLIRPTTPVPTPRLALRGVPWTSAVLLAALGAGTVRARRRLRALPVLPAPPIAPAASAGLPRAAGWRLLTAQGVEPDAATFLTACAYADREGLRVLDLMPADLAAERALGLLRLVDPAGYRQDRLGEGRGAGYALLVAEEVLARAGVDPDTPRRDPAELQALVRRLKEFAADATGLAVAPALSSGRPGRDTTGQGRVAELRAQGLPPGALAAAQLAGLAVLAGAVLRQGRWGAAAAGLYWLQPYLTLGGRGAPLRPADLARATAARPVHSLAAGLRTAAAAARTPRGAADTARAASYRAELADGTDRFFEPRRPDCPWCGSRQLTVRVRVPDLLQGKPGRFALEQCGDCGHVFQNPRLTLEGLEFYYRDFYDGRGGEGAGTVFGRLGASYRARAEMLRPYGAPASWLDVGTGHGHFCNAARAVWPGTRFDGLDMGDGVLEAERRGWVATGFQGQFPEFAAKLAGRYEVVSMYHYLEHTRDPLAELDTAAEVLAPGGHLAIELPDPDSRMARLLGPAWLPWFQPQHQHLIPAANLREALADRGFTVLAEEHGAAHQGNDFFGAVALTATRLAPDPDRPWGPPATPRSRALAGAVRVAALPCFAGAAVLDALRTAAVRRTDGGNAYRMLARREGP; from the coding sequence GTGACATCCCTGATCCGTCCGACGACCCCGGTGCCGACGCCACGGCTCGCCCTCCGCGGGGTCCCGTGGACCTCCGCCGTGCTGCTGGCCGCGCTCGGTGCGGGCACCGTACGCGCCCGGCGGCGGCTGCGGGCCCTCCCGGTGCTGCCCGCGCCCCCGATCGCCCCGGCCGCATCGGCCGGTCTGCCGCGTGCCGCCGGGTGGCGGCTGCTGACCGCGCAGGGCGTGGAACCCGATGCGGCGACGTTCCTGACCGCCTGTGCGTACGCCGACCGGGAGGGGCTGCGGGTGCTGGACCTGATGCCGGCCGATCTCGCCGCCGAGCGCGCCCTGGGGCTGCTGCGCCTGGTCGACCCGGCCGGCTACCGGCAGGACCGGCTCGGCGAGGGGCGGGGCGCCGGGTATGCGCTGCTCGTGGCCGAGGAGGTGCTCGCGCGGGCCGGGGTGGATCCCGACACGCCCCGGCGCGATCCTGCGGAACTCCAGGCGCTCGTGCGCCGCTTGAAGGAGTTCGCGGCCGACGCCACCGGCCTGGCGGTCGCCCCGGCACTGAGCTCCGGGCGCCCCGGCCGCGACACCACCGGCCAGGGCCGGGTCGCCGAGCTGCGGGCCCAGGGGCTGCCGCCGGGTGCGCTGGCCGCCGCCCAGCTCGCCGGGCTGGCGGTGCTGGCGGGTGCGGTACTGCGCCAGGGCCGCTGGGGCGCGGCGGCGGCCGGGCTGTACTGGCTCCAGCCGTACCTCACCCTCGGCGGGCGCGGCGCCCCGCTGCGCCCCGCCGACCTGGCCCGGGCGACCGCCGCCCGGCCGGTGCACTCCCTCGCAGCCGGCCTGCGTACGGCCGCCGCGGCCGCCCGTACGCCGCGCGGCGCGGCGGACACCGCGCGGGCGGCCTCGTACCGGGCCGAACTGGCCGACGGGACCGACCGGTTCTTCGAACCGCGCCGCCCGGACTGCCCCTGGTGCGGGTCCCGGCAGCTCACCGTCCGGGTCCGGGTGCCCGACCTGCTCCAGGGCAAGCCCGGCCGGTTCGCCCTGGAGCAGTGCGGGGACTGCGGGCACGTCTTCCAGAACCCCCGACTGACGCTGGAGGGACTGGAGTTCTACTACCGCGATTTCTACGACGGACGCGGCGGGGAGGGCGCGGGCACGGTCTTCGGCCGGCTCGGCGCGTCGTACCGGGCGCGCGCCGAGATGCTCCGCCCGTACGGGGCTCCTGCTTCCTGGTTGGACGTCGGCACCGGGCACGGGCACTTCTGCAACGCCGCCCGGGCCGTGTGGCCCGGTACCCGCTTCGACGGGCTGGACATGGGCGACGGGGTGCTCGAGGCCGAGCGGCGCGGCTGGGTGGCCACCGGATTCCAGGGCCAGTTCCCGGAGTTCGCGGCGAAGCTGGCCGGCCGGTACGAGGTGGTCAGCATGTACCACTACCTGGAGCACACCCGGGACCCGCTCGCCGAACTGGACACGGCGGCCGAGGTGCTGGCCCCCGGCGGGCACCTGGCCATCGAACTCCCCGATCCGGATTCGCGGATGGCGCGGCTGCTGGGACCGGCCTGGCTGCCCTGGTTCCAGCCGCAGCACCAGCACCTGATCCCTGCCGCGAACCTGCGGGAGGCGCTGGCCGACCGGGGGTTCACCGTCCTGGCCGAGGAGCACGGCGCGGCCCACCAGGGCAACGACTTCTTCGGCGCGGTGGCGCTGACCGCGACGCGGCTGGCCCCGGATCCGGACCGCCCGTGGGGTCCCCCCGCCACGCCGCGCAGCCGGGCCCTGGCCGGTGCCGTACGGGTGGCGGCGCTGCCCTGCTTCGCCGGCGCGGCGGTGCTCGACGCGCTGCGCACGGCCGCGGTCCGCCGCACGGACGGCGGGAACGCCTACCGGATGCTGGCCCGCAGGGAGGGACCGTGA
- a CDS encoding glycosyltransferase — protein MRVLFTVPPLAGHVNPTVAVGAELAARGHQVAWAGPAGALARLLPAHARILPAGEETGGGYAALHDRWRDLRGVGALRFLWEEALVPLARAMVPGVTDAVRGFAPDLMVADQQALAGPVVARRLGIPWVTSASTSAELTRPFADFPKVGEWVDEQISGFLTECGAEAEAEAGANGAEGEDGAGWDPRFSERLVLVFSTPELIGTQDGFPPHYAFVGPAFGTRPHPPGFPWQRLDPERRRVLVSLGTLNQEAGGRFYGAVLGAAERLADEVQLVLVAPAALIGAVPGNVLLMERVPQLDLLPHLDAVVCHGGHNTVCEALAYGLPLVVAPIRDDQPIVARQVVGAGAGVRVRFGRTRSEELRDALTAVLDYPGPRRAARRIQASFAAAGGASAAADRLEKLL, from the coding sequence ATGAGGGTGCTCTTCACGGTGCCGCCGCTGGCCGGACACGTCAATCCGACCGTGGCCGTCGGGGCCGAACTCGCCGCCCGGGGGCACCAGGTCGCCTGGGCCGGGCCGGCCGGGGCGCTGGCCCGGCTGCTGCCCGCGCACGCCCGGATCCTGCCGGCCGGCGAGGAGACGGGCGGCGGCTATGCGGCGCTGCACGACCGCTGGCGGGATCTGCGCGGGGTGGGGGCGCTGCGCTTCCTGTGGGAGGAGGCGCTGGTGCCGCTGGCCCGGGCGATGGTGCCGGGGGTGACGGATGCGGTGCGCGGTTTCGCGCCGGACCTGATGGTCGCCGATCAACAGGCCCTCGCCGGGCCGGTGGTCGCGCGCCGGCTCGGGATCCCCTGGGTCACCTCCGCGAGCACCTCCGCCGAGCTGACCCGGCCGTTCGCGGACTTCCCGAAGGTCGGGGAGTGGGTCGACGAGCAGATCTCGGGGTTCCTCACCGAGTGCGGGGCGGAGGCGGAGGCCGAGGCGGGCGCGAACGGAGCCGAGGGGGAGGACGGGGCGGGCTGGGACCCGCGGTTCTCCGAACGCCTCGTCCTGGTGTTCTCGACCCCCGAGCTCATCGGCACGCAGGACGGCTTCCCGCCGCACTACGCGTTCGTCGGCCCCGCCTTCGGGACCCGGCCGCACCCGCCCGGTTTCCCCTGGCAGCGGCTCGACCCGGAGCGCCGCCGGGTCCTGGTGTCGCTGGGCACCCTCAACCAGGAAGCCGGCGGCCGGTTCTACGGGGCGGTGCTGGGCGCCGCCGAGCGGCTGGCGGACGAGGTGCAGCTGGTGCTCGTGGCGCCCGCGGCCCTGATCGGGGCCGTGCCCGGGAACGTGCTGCTGATGGAGCGGGTGCCGCAGCTGGACCTGCTCCCCCACCTGGACGCGGTGGTCTGCCACGGCGGCCACAACACCGTCTGCGAGGCGCTCGCGTACGGGCTTCCGCTGGTGGTCGCGCCGATCCGGGACGACCAGCCGATCGTGGCCCGGCAGGTCGTCGGGGCCGGGGCCGGGGTGCGGGTCCGCTTCGGCAGGACCCGTAGCGAGGAACTGCGGGACGCGCTCACGGCCGTGCTGGACTACCCCGGCCCCCGCCGGGCCGCCCGGCGGATCCAGGCCTCCTTCGCCGCGGCGGGCGGAGCCTCCGCCGCGGCCGACCGGTTGGAGAAGCTGCTGTGA